In Planctomycetia bacterium, one DNA window encodes the following:
- a CDS encoding MoxR family ATPase, which yields MAAQVDPAIAKATEEFRGKFKLVRDEIGKAIVGHAEIVEGVLTCLFTGGHALLEGVPGLGKTYLIRSMADALKLNFSRIQFTPDLMPADIIGTNIIIEDPETGRRRFEFQRGPLFAQMILADEINRATPKTQSALLEAMQEKTVTVAGERHTLEAPFFVMATQNPIEQEGTYPLPEAQLDRFFFKLIVQYSSREEIGTILQRTTTGHKPDIKPVMTGEQIVGAQKLVQRVVTAPHVQDYAVRLVLATHPHGPFATEQTNRYVRWGASPRGAQAVILAAKVQALLDGRYNVSFDDIRKVYLPALRHRVLLNFEAQAEGIETDRVLSDILDKTPTDAEKAA from the coding sequence ATGGCGGCACAAGTTGACCCGGCGATTGCCAAGGCCACCGAAGAATTTCGCGGCAAGTTCAAACTCGTCCGCGATGAAATCGGAAAGGCCATCGTCGGCCACGCCGAGATCGTCGAGGGTGTGCTGACCTGTCTCTTCACCGGCGGTCACGCACTGCTCGAGGGCGTTCCCGGATTGGGCAAGACCTACCTTATCCGCTCGATGGCCGATGCGCTCAAGCTCAATTTCTCGCGCATCCAGTTCACGCCCGATCTCATGCCCGCCGACATCATCGGTACGAACATCATCATCGAAGACCCGGAGACCGGCCGCCGGCGGTTCGAGTTCCAGCGCGGTCCGCTCTTCGCGCAGATGATCCTCGCAGACGAAATCAACCGCGCCACGCCCAAGACCCAATCAGCCTTACTCGAAGCCATGCAGGAGAAGACCGTCACCGTCGCCGGCGAGCGCCACACGCTCGAAGCGCCGTTCTTCGTCATGGCCACGCAGAACCCCATCGAGCAGGAGGGCACCTACCCGCTGCCCGAGGCCCAGCTCGACCGATTCTTCTTCAAGCTCATCGTGCAGTATTCTTCGCGCGAGGAGATCGGCACAATCCTCCAGCGCACCACCACCGGCCACAAGCCCGACATCAAGCCCGTCATGACCGGCGAGCAGATCGTCGGCGCGCAGAAACTCGTTCAGCGCGTCGTCACCGCGCCGCACGTGCAGGATTACGCCGTGCGGCTTGTTCTTGCGACGCATCCCCACGGCCCCTTCGCCACCGAACAGACAAACCGCTACGTCCGTTGGGGCGCCAGCCCGCGCGGGGCGCAAGCCGTCATCCTCGCCGCCAAGGTCCAGGCCCTGCTCGACGGGCGGTACAACGTCAGCTTTGACGATATTCGCAAGGTTTATCTGCCGGCACTGCGGCACCGCGTTCTGCTGAACTTCGAGGCCCAGGCCGAGGGCATTGAGACCGACCGCGTGTTGAGCGACATTCTTGACAAAACGCCCACTGACGCCGAGAAAGCAGCGTAG
- a CDS encoding small basic protein, with amino-acid sequence MSMDRSLKSKASLSRHRNVLTRTERIKALQDLDEFKPGESRPIGLRKVAHRKAAVAAKVKKAKDETAGAAAGAAAPAAAAPAKDAKKDAGKK; translated from the coding sequence ATGAGCATGGATCGATCCCTCAAGAGCAAGGCGTCGCTGTCGCGTCATCGCAATGTGCTGACGCGGACCGAGCGCATCAAGGCGCTACAGGACTTGGACGAGTTCAAACCGGGCGAAAGTCGTCCGATCGGCCTGCGCAAGGTCGCGCATCGCAAGGCAGCGGTTGCCGCCAAGGTCAAGAAGGCCAAGGACGAGACCGCGGGGGCTGCGGCCGGGGCTGCTGCGCCGGCTGCGGCAGCGCCGGCAAAGGATGCCAAGAAGGACGCAGGCAAGAAGTAA